The genomic stretch CCCCCTCTTTTGTATCCTATGTGGTGTTATAGTAGACCATCTTTACTTACTATGTGGAAGGCCATATGATAGCATTGCATAATGCAGACTGTGAAAGTTTGATATGAGTGGTTCCCATAAATCAAagtttattactataaaattaatttccAATTTATTTGGAACTTATTGGAAAAAACTTTCCTTGCAAAGATTTTGACGAGAGGGGTGTTTTTGTCAAGAAACCTAATTTATAGGGGTGCAACGGCATATGATACGAATATTTGGAGTGCGGAGcaaatattttctttatatatacGTACGTAATTCACGAAGAATGCTTCTCAACCCTAAAGAAGCCGCAGCATCTCAATTCGCAAAACCCTAATCTTTGATATTCGTCTTCTCCTACGATGTCGGTGGGAGAGCTCGCTTGCACCTATGCTGCTTTGGTCCTCCACGACGATGGAATCCCCATCACGgtaacaattttttatttaattgatttatattttccattttcaCCGCAATTTCATATGTTTGTATTGTTTGAGTTGTTTTTGTATTTGATATATACGCATTCCTTTTCAAGGCGGAGAAAATCTCGACCCTGCTGAAGGCTGCGAATTTGTCTGTTGAGTCGTACTGGCCCAGTCTCTTCGCTAAGCTTTGCGAGAAGAGGAATGTTGAAGATCTCATCGTGAACGTTGGCgctggtggtggcggtggcgcCGTCGCAGTCGCTGCTCCAACTGCTGGTGGCGCCGCTGCCGCAGCTGCCCCTGCCGctgaggagaagaagaaggtatGAATTGATCTGTGGTTCAAATTAGTTTTCTATAGCTTAATTGATGTTGGATTGGGATCGTGTCAGTGTAAATAGAACCATGTGGTATGAACGAATTCCAGTAAGTAGGTATTGAATAAAACTTAGGGATGTTCAGAATCAGAGTAGTCTCTAGAATTGTTACTACTATGAAATTCCAATGTTGAAGACTGAAGATCAGGATTTTGTGAAATTGTTTGTGGATTCAAGATCTTGTCAAGAAGTCTTAGTGTTGTACTAGTATTAAATCCTGATATTTATATCGATTTGAATCATGATTCATGAACTAGTTCTTTATATCGATTTGAATCATTATTCATGAACTAGTTCTTAATTATATTGTGAAGTTTAGAAGTTTGTTCTAATTTTGTATTCTCCTTCATTTGAAACCTAAATGTGTTTTTCtgtaaatatttttatgaaGCCAAATAATAATTCATTGTCATTTGATTTTTTCAGGAGGAGGAAAAGGAGGAAAGTGACGACGACATGGGCTTTGGCTTGTTTGATTAAGTTTAGTTATAATTTGAATGATGATTTTGTGTTGAACTTGTTTTAGATTTTCTTTGTATTAGTAGTTTAATACTCCTAGTATGGTATTTTGATGCAGTGTTACTGCATATATCTTTTGACAATTGTGGTACTCTGAATTTTGAGGTAACCAAGAGATTCATTCATCTTATGTGAGTTAAGTTTTCGTTCAAGTTCTATTGCATTTCATCGTATAATTATTGTTACAATTATTATGATAATCATCTTTATGAATTCTACCAAAATTGTTTTTTATGCTTGATGTAGTATGATTTCTTTCTATTCATCCTCTATTTGAACAATCATCAACCTGGTTCCGAGGTCTAAGCTCCTGTTGTATAGAATCTGTATGTGCAAGTCCTTTACCTTCTAGCCCTTTTTAAGGTGTCTCTGTATGATTAACGTAAGTAGATGATTATACCAAAATTAAATGTCAAGCATATGGTGCCCATACAAAGTTGAAGTGGGGCGATTGGTTTTGGTTGGGGTGGCATAGTAGATAAGATTGATTAGGCTAAAAATTACCGTACGTTCCTTTCACGTAAAAATGCATAAATTAGGGAGTAGCAAGCTGTAACATTGTGTATTTCGGTTTTAAAATAAGCATAAAAGCAGGAAAAAATTGCTCTAAGCAGTGTTTGATGGTCTGCACTCTTTCGAGTCAATTGTTTGCTGTTAATTGCTAAACAAGGAGAGCATAAATTACTCGAAGAGGAAAATGATCTTTTCACTATATTAAAGTATCTATAACGTAATATTGATCTTTTCTGAAAGCATTATCTGCTGCCTCAATGTACCAACAACAGTGCTTATCAAACACAAAACCAACATCCTAATCTAAATTCCTCACCAGTGGCACGGCCGTCCTCCCATATTTCCCAGCTTTCTCGCGACACCAAATATGAGCGCCTTCGTCAGGAGTCCCCGGTCGAGGCTGCAGGCAACTGCGATTGCACCTCCGATTATCAGAAGCTTCGGTATCTTCACGCCCTTCGCCTTTCCATCAGCTGAGTCCACTAATTGTGTCTGTGCCGGCACTTCCTCGTCTTCCAGCACTTTCAGGTAGTCGGGGTCAAGCTTTGTGTTAATCTGAGCCATGAAAGCGTGGCGAGAGAGGGGCGCTCCTGATGCTCTGTGTTTCTGGTAAGCTCTGAAACCACGGTGAATGTTCTTCACCGCTCCCCACATCCCTTGCCGCACGCCAAATTTCGCTATCTCCCACGGGATGCCCATGTCTTCGTGATGGAAGAGTATCACCTCGCATGCGGACAGCTGACCATCTCCTTTCCTTGATTCCACTGTTGCAACGAAAGAGAAGGAAATTTAGAAGGGGCACAAAACCTAACTTATGGTCACAAGATTCAGCAACACTGAGAGACGTATTATTAGCCCGATCTCTGCATCACAATCAATTGCAACGTATTTTGTTTCTCAACATTCCAAAGAACATCAACTTTAGAATATCGGATACTTGCAAGAGCTAAGGAGTCATAAATTCTGTACCTGCTTGAATGAACCAACTTGAGTATAGAAGATCAACGCGTCTTGGTTTATCTTTCCTTGGAAGAGATGAGGGAACTCCCTGGCTCAGAAACAAAAAACATGGGTCACTCAAATATATCAACTAAGCTAACATCCCGTAGAAACTTCACCAACAGATCTGCATAAATTTACGTCAACTACAATTGGGAGATATTGTGGCATTGTCAGAGAGAACGTTTTATAATCCAACTAAATTTTCTGGAAGATCGTTTATATTATGTTCAATGAGGATGTTATGCATGTATTTAGGTTAGTCCTACAAAATCTCATTTCGGTAATATAAACAACTTCTACAGAGCACAAGTATGGAAAGTAAAGAACTACTAAAATCGTAAGCTTAATTAAAATCTATCTGCTGAGCCTCAAACTATATTAGGCAACAACAATCTAGCAGAACAAATAAAATATGTCACTAGCTCTACCTTAGTCACACAGTAATATGATCTTCCGGATTCCCATATTCTCCGTCCAATTATGTATTCTCTGTCACTGCAGAAGAAAGGGAACTGCAAGAGAATGGTCAGACTTCAATGGTGCAGaagaagtaaataaaaaacCCACAACATCTCAATGAGGAAAAAAGGAAAAGGTTATTCCCAACCTTGCGAATCCAGCGAACCACCATAATCCCTGTGGTCGGGCATTCTTCTAGAATAGAGGCATGTGTAAGCATATTATCCCATTTTAATCGGAAATCATCATCCCAGAAAAAGTCTCTCACTAATTCTGGAGTGGCATTTTCATAAACAGTTCTGCTACAATATTGAGGAGGGCCACTCTTCAACAAAAAATAGCGATTAGTAACACATACCAAACCTCATACTACTACTTAAGAAGATAACAAACGAAGGATCACTGCAGTACCTGAGGATCTCTCTGCCATGCTTGGTAGCTCATATCATGTGCTGAACATTCCATCATATGCTTCCAAGGGGGTCCTCCATCTTTCCTCTCAACAAGATGGCACAAATGTTCCAAATCCTCGTTTGTAATAAGTGGGTGGTCTTCTTCGCCCATATCAGATGGACTAAAGAAGCAATATTACATTTCATAAGAAACATGGCcaataaatttatatatcaaAGAAATCTAGCCTAGACTAGCGCTTGTTGACCAATCAATCTTACTTATCAAGTATATTTTCATCATACTAAGTAAGTTTATTACCGCGTAAAACCCCATAGAATTTCCAACTTCTAACACATACACAGTTTGAAAACATATGAGCAAATACATTACTAGCAGCAAGACAAAAACAGTACTCTCATTCTTTTTATATCAATGAAAAACCACCACCATAACAGACTAACAGCATAGCTATCTAGAATTGTTCTTGCAATCACTCAAAATGGTACTGAGATTTCCTATTAAATGTTGAAGCAGtgataaaatactactccatgaATGAATCTAAGATTGAAGTGTATTCATGATTCAAATATAGGACCATAAAACAGCAGCACAAAAACTCATCCTAAAAAAAACATCAGACTCGAGAAACAAAATCATAAGTAGTATAAGATGAAACAACAGTACAAATATTCAAAGAGAAATCGGAATTAAAGCTACAAAGAAATATATGAAGCACAAAATCAACCTGCAAACAGCAGTGTCAATCATTGGTGTCATCGCCATTTGCTCCTTATCCAAGCTACAACTTGCAGTCCCATCCTTGCAAGAATCCAAACTCTGAGCTGAAACCAACCCTCTAAAAAGAGTAGAAGGCGACGGCGGCGACGAAAAATCAAATTTACAATTCCCCAGAGTCGCCCACCTAGGTTTCCAAACCCATCCCACAATTACacccaaaaaaaatgcaaaccAAACCGGCCCCAAATACTGAATTATTCCAATTACCATCGCCCAGCTCACCGGCATCCCCAAAAACTCCACCACCGCcataactatttattattaaaagCAATAATTAACAAATAGCAGACGGCTGTTATCAAGAGGAAACCTCaagataagttttttttttctctctgtttCTCTCCACCAGAAGAGGAATCAAAAAGGGTTTGCAAGGAGTAACGCAAATGGATAAGAATAAAGAAAGAATTGGAAAGATGGTTTGTGGGGGGATTGTTGTTGAAGTTCagtaaaatattgaaattttgtttttattaatgtttgtTGGTAAAAGGtaatgaagaaaaagaaaagaaaagggatTATCGGATTGCATCGCCGACAAAACAACCAGTGGTCTTGAATTGATGACGGCGAGAAGATGCCAGCTGTCGGCTGTGTGTTGACTGTTCTGCTGTTTTGGATTTTTATCATTGAATGTGGAGACGCCACCTATTTCTTCTGCCTGCTAAAATACGCTGTGCCTGGTTTCCGTGCTGCTGCTGCAGCACTGCTAAATACTGTATGatcaaattattaaatttatggaTAAAGTTTTTCTACTCcactaaaaataattttatctgTGAACATCAAAGAATTTTTGTTTGGCTAAATTGGAGAGAAGGTTATTAAATAGATACTCCTACTCTGTcgcaataaatataaaatgaaaggtagtaaaatgaaattaaacacgatattttagttgaataatttaaaaaaaaatctatttttaataaaatatgagagcaTTCACAATGTAACCCCCAATCAGCTCCCATTGTGGATGAGGGGCAGATGATCGGCTCCCTCTCTCTCCCCAAATATCCGATACATCGGCCATGGCCGATGACATAGGGCCTTTGGTAGGCCCCCATTGTAGGGATAGGGCCAATCATCAGTCCtaccaaatatttttttaattattttttacccTATAAATATACCCCCATATTATTTACACTCACCCCTTCATTTTCATTCTATATTTgttttttctgttttatttttgtctaaATGTaggatgttttttttataattatttttgtgtagaatttatttttgtttgctaTTTTATCTCAATTTATTTGATACctacaattaaaaatgaaattaatgatGATGTGGAATGGGATGAGATGTGAGATAGGTCTTGAGATATAGACTCTTCCATTGCAGCGAGATAGGTCATGTGGattaaggtcatccacaacgctgttcctataccgttcctaaaccgttccttaaactactatttgcgggccccactgtacttttttactccattccttaactaaggaacggaacctgcaaccctccgttccttaaccgttccttaaccattccttaaattactattcattcaatttcattttttatttttatttccaactcaattcaattaaaacaaacacactttaataaaattaaaataacattacaacttaaaattcaaaaaaatagaaaaagacataattaaaatcctaaaaaataaaaattgacataatttaaaatacaattttatagagacaaccaagaataagtttgtcccacatcgaaagtggaacataaaacattcaaggatgtctctataaaatagagacaaccaagaatgagtttgtcccacatcgaaagtggaacataaaacattcaaggttgtctctataaaatagagataaccaagaatgagtttgtcccacatcgaaagtggaacatgaaacattcaaggatgtctctataaaagagagacaaccaagaatgagtttttcccacatcgaaagtggaacataaaacattcatggatgtctctataaaatagagataatcaagaatgagtttgtcccacatcgaaagtggaacataaaatattcaaggatgtctctataaaatagagacaaccaagatgagtttgtcccacatcgaaagtggaacaaaaaacattcaaggatgtttctataaaagagagacaaccaagaatgagtttcataaattcgcaagcccatcaaatatatatgggctaatacgaatttctagtattcatttatttgtaaaaattatttttaaatataaaaaacaatttttataaataaaaatattttttttattaaattcgattttttttaaaaaaaatcgaattattgcgtcaccgtgacgacgcccactcgcggggcagcgagtgggcgtcacgcgtcgaatgggaggccgccacgtcgcctcggcgcgtggcggaacgtgtcgtgccgcgtctcgcgggaacggcacccggcacggcaccggcacggaatggcgacgacacgggcggctgcaacgcgtgccgccgcggttccgttcctccggaacgaaataaggcaccgcaacggcacgcgttgcggatgctctaatgccAACTTGGAAATAGGGAAAAAAAGATAGGCCCTTGAAATTGGCCTATCCATTGTGAGTGCTCTAACgagtattttataaataaaaatatgattaattttaatgttatgattaaaatgaaatactactaaAACAATTTTCTGGGTAAAATAATaaaggaaattaaaaaaatattttgtaaaAAGATAAGATTAATTCTGATGcacaaattaaaatgaaaaattgaattAGTTTTGGTAGACGAGGAAGTATATGAGTAACAGAGACATGAAATAATTTTTGATATATAGAaatgtattaattaatttagatgGAAATTATACTGTTTTTTTTATAGAAGAAGCAAGTATAATATGAAATCATGCATTAGTTTTGCTTATTAGGAAATAGTTGGCGAGAGGTCGTTTTTTTATTCCATTTACCATAATTCTGCTTTTATTACCCATTTAAAGATCAAGATAGGTTATGTCCCCTAatctaatactccatataactCATTTATTAAATTTACTGTTGTTGTATGTCTAAATggttataaatataattaaccaGGTGGCTTCCttctttttaaagaatattattattgtctctattttttaaaaataaagtaaagaatATTAGTACTCCATTATTTTTGTATATAGAAATTTATGGAGTACCTAACTTGGGCAAGTGTTCATTAGATTAAGCCGTTTT from Salvia splendens isolate huo1 chromosome 4, SspV2, whole genome shotgun sequence encodes the following:
- the LOC121801219 gene encoding uncharacterized protein LOC121801219 encodes the protein MAVVEFLGMPVSWAMVIGIIQYLGPVWFAFFLGVIVGWVWKPRWATLGNCKFDFSSPPSPSTLFRGLVSAQSLDSCKDGTASCSLDKEQMAMTPMIDTAVCSPSDMGEEDHPLITNEDLEHLCHLVERKDGGPPWKHMMECSAHDMSYQAWQRDPQSGPPQYCSRTVYENATPELVRDFFWDDDFRLKWDNMLTHASILEECPTTGIMVVRWIRKFPFFCSDREYIIGRRIWESGRSYYCVTKGVPSSLPRKDKPRRVDLLYSSWFIQAVESRKGDGQLSACEVILFHHEDMGIPWEIAKFGVRQGMWGAVKNIHRGFRAYQKHRASGAPLSRHAFMAQINTKLDPDYLKVLEDEEVPAQTQLVDSADGKAKGVKIPKLLIIGGAIAVACSLDRGLLTKALIFGVARKLGNMGGRPCHW
- the LOC121798249 gene encoding 60S acidic ribosomal protein P1-like — translated: MSVGELACTYAALVLHDDGIPITAEKISTLLKAANLSVESYWPSLFAKLCEKRNVEDLIVNVGAGGGGGAVAVAAPTAGGAAAAAAPAAEEKKKEEEKEESDDDMGFGLFD